The following are from one region of the Vitis riparia cultivar Riparia Gloire de Montpellier isolate 1030 chromosome 9, EGFV_Vit.rip_1.0, whole genome shotgun sequence genome:
- the LOC117921754 gene encoding uncharacterized protein LOC117921754, which produces MGNHRSGDGGGVSLSTSFEDSSGTVDDAITRDAENVNNIPALNGTNFKKWKEHAIIVLGCMDLDYALREDRPPDLTSASIAEQRSTMEKWERSNRMSLMITKHSIPKAIRSAIPEKTLAKAFLDQIANRFAANEKVETSTILSKLVSMR; this is translated from the exons ATGGGAAATCACCGTTCCGGTGATGGTGGCGGCGTTTCACTGTCGACGTCGTTCGAGGATAGCTCTGGCACCGTTGATGATGCCATTACAAGGGATG CCGAAAATGTTAATAACATTCCTGCGCTTAATGgcacaaacttcaagaaatggaaggagCACGCTATAATTGTGCTCGGGTGCATGGATTTAGACTATGCATTAAGAGAGGATCGCCCTCCAGATCTTACTAGTGCCAGCATTGCTGAGCAAAGGTctactatggaaaaatgggagcgatccaatcgcatgagtctaatgataaCGAAGCACTCAATTCCAAAAGCTATAAGGAGTGCAATACCTGAGAAAACTCTAGCCAAGGCATTCTTAGACCAGATAGCAAACCGATTCGCTGCAAATGAAAAGGTTGAGACAAgcactattcttagtaagcttgtctcTATGCG GTAG